A region of Plantactinospora sp. BC1 DNA encodes the following proteins:
- a CDS encoding TetR/AcrR family transcriptional regulator: protein MAAAPERRRYDSLVRTAQADETRRQIAQAARRLFVAQGWGQTTVREVAREAGVSVPTVYSAYGNKKGLAIALMDAADLAADPDRLVAELAAADDPPGQLAVSVAFHRRLYERAGDVILLLREGGRTEPELAAAYREGPRRGEEALLRLFSSWPTGALRDGVDPRTAVDMYGAICGIDAYTGLTAGRGWSPERVEGWWTGLLTRELLG from the coding sequence ATGGCGGCAGCGCCGGAACGGCGGCGGTACGACTCGCTGGTCCGGACCGCCCAGGCCGACGAGACCCGCCGGCAGATCGCCCAGGCGGCCCGCCGGCTCTTCGTGGCACAGGGGTGGGGGCAGACGACCGTACGGGAGGTGGCCCGCGAGGCCGGCGTCTCGGTCCCGACGGTCTACTCGGCGTACGGCAACAAGAAGGGTCTCGCCATCGCGCTGATGGACGCCGCCGACCTCGCCGCCGACCCGGATCGGCTGGTGGCGGAGCTGGCGGCCGCCGACGACCCGCCCGGTCAGCTCGCGGTCTCGGTCGCCTTCCACCGCAGGCTGTACGAGCGGGCGGGAGACGTGATCCTGCTGCTCCGCGAGGGCGGGCGGACCGAACCCGAACTCGCCGCCGCCTACCGCGAAGGACCCCGGCGCGGCGAGGAGGCGCTGCTACGGCTCTTCTCCTCGTGGCCCACCGGCGCCCTCCGGGACGGCGTCGACCCGCGTACCGCCGTCGACATGTACGGGGCGATCTGCGGCATCGACGCGTACACCGGGTTGACCGCCGGACGCGGCTGGTCGCCAGAGCGCGTCGAAGGCTGGTGGACGGGCCTGCTCACCCGGGAACTGCTCGGCTAG